Part of the Mixophyes fleayi isolate aMixFle1 chromosome 12, aMixFle1.hap1, whole genome shotgun sequence genome is shown below.
cagaggtgtttaAAATCAAACATCTAGCcttgcagtcttcatttgcaaatatttgtgatgcaaaatgggtcattctgaagagctcagtgtcttcaaccgtggtactgtgataggatgtcacctttgcaataagaaggttcatgaaatttcatccctgctgtatattccacggtgaactgtaagtgatattattagaaagtggaagcgttttggaacaacagcaactcagccatgaagcaaaAGACCACGtataatcacagagcagggttaaTGACGGCAGGAGCtaaatggaatgggttttcatggccgagcagctgcatacaagccaCACATCACCAGACCAATGTctagcatcggatggagtggtgtaaagcaaatGGACACTGGATTTTGGagtagtggaaacgtgttctgcgAAGTGACAAATCATTCTTCTCAGTTTGTCAGTCAGATAGGCGAGTCTggatttggcggatgccgggagaacatctCCTGCCTGacagcattatgccaactgtgaagtttagtggaggaggaataatagtATGGGACTCTTTTCAGGgattgggctaggccccttttcTGCAGTGGCGGTTAATCTCaatgcttcaacataccaagtaattttgtacaatgctatgcttccagctTTCTGGCAACATTTTGGGGAAGtccattttctattccaacatgactgtgccccagtgcacaaagcaaggacgaCAAAGAAATGATTTAATAAGTTTGGGGTGGAAGATCTTGACTGGCCTGTCCCttgccctgacctcaaccccattgaacaccttcgagatgaactggaacggaaattgcgagccaggccttcacgtccaacatcagtgcctgacctcataaatgctctacagaatgaatgggcacaaattcccatagaaatactccagcatcttgtggaaagccttccaagaagagaggAAGCTGTTATCTCTCCAAAAGTGGgacaaactccatattaaagtatatgtatttggataaaatgtcattacagtccctgttggtgtaatggtcaagtgccTGAGTACTtttgtacatatacagtatatatctgcatgtgcctccaaaaagtATTAGTCCTCTGCCtactactgtgtttagcataacatgaacctttCCAGAGAGCTGCAAGGTATGAAACACTTCAGACCTCTGTGAGGCCGGCAAATATGTATACAAAGTAAAAGTGATGAGTATACCTATAGAAATGATATATGTTGTCCAAATGGCCTAAGCTTGATAATATAATCATTGTCTCTTTTTTTTACAGCTAAAgataacacacatacatacacacacattatatatatatcttatatatatattgatgccaGATCTTTGAGTCTCACAGTCAGTTCAGATATGGCTGCTTTCTTGCCATGCTGCAGGCTATTGCTGCCACAGCTTCTCAGCTCATCTGGTACTTACTGTTCCGTGCTGCAGACTGTTGCTTGAGCAacttcttcatctggtcctcacTGTGGTTCCGTGCCACAGACTATTCCTCCAACAGCTTCTTGGGTCATCTGGTCCTCACTGTAGTTTTGTGCCACAAATGATTGCTCCAACCTGTATCCAGCAGCTACCTAGATTTTCTGGTCCTCACTATGGCCCCGTTTCTAAGTCTTCAACCTGTAGACCAATTTCACCTCTTGTATTCCTGATCTACTTGATCCTGCTAGCCTTTAGTGTTCTCCTACTAGTCTTGCCTGGCACCCACTCTTAGAACTGCGGAATGCTGTGCATAAgccgcaaagcccataccttctaGCTGGGGTCACTGTAGAATACCTTTTGCCTAATTAGACTCTTCTCCTCCTATATGGGCAGTGCTAAGCCAAGCAGACAACAAGGATCTGTGATATCATCAGACTTGGTGACAGGTAAGATATACCCCTGCAAATAGACTCTGCCTCCCAGACTAAGGAAGTCCGACTATTAGACACTGAGGCAAAGTCAATACAGGTGTGATGTGACAAAGAGTGACAAGAAAATTATTTAGTGTGAGGAGATGACCTCATTATGAACCTAGAAAATTACAAAGACCCAGATCTGTCATTGGAGGCTGTTTCAATCCATCTATTAAGACCAGCATCCATAATATAATTGAAGTCACCCATACAAATTAATAGAGAATTCATGAAGAGGGCAATAAAAGTTGTTGAACTCTTGAGCACATCAGTATTGAAAGTGGAGGGatgtatgtaaatatgtacatttcCAAAAGTGTAAGAGAGGTGGCATCTACCAGTGCACAGAAGAACACAAAGTAATCATAGGTGATCTGTTCCAAAACAAAGTGTAAATGTCTCTTAATTAATACAAATACTGTCacagttggcttacaggaaattgatccctaggctctgctgaacatggctaagcccacccacggccgcggagtctaacagacaggtggttttcacgaggaacccccgcaaggaggtttggtcttagctgcactaAGTCTGCAGgtccgtgagtgagtgtacagcagaacgatttgggggagccaggtgaagtggatggagacgatggagtccacagacgagtggtataaatacaggcacaacaataatataggctgatggtcagcagccattGAGACACTAGGAGAAGAGGTGCTCTGTGGTacacaacgagaggacagaggctgtcactatgaagtactctgaaaatggtaatggaagtactggagcagcaatagttcaacacagccagaggctgaaggctgactggaggggtggaggtaactcatagtaacagctgatgagtcccagatgaaatagcagctctgaacggtagtgatgagagaactggagctgtcacaatagagtacactggagatggtaatagaggcactggagcagcgatagttcaacacggccgcaggctgagagcaaattggagttgtggaggtaacccgtggtaacagctgatgagtcacagatgtagtagcggctctgagtggtagtgatgagagaactgaagctgtcacgatgatgtacactggagatggtaatagaggtactggagcagcgagagttcaacacggccagagactgagagcaggctggagtagcggaggtaacccgtggtaacagctgatgtttcacagatgtagtagcggctctgagtggtagcgatgagagaaccggagctgacacaatgaagtacactggagatggtaagtgaggtactggagcagcgaaggttcaacacggccagagactgagagcagactggagtagcggaggtaactcgtgatagcagctgaggagtcacaggtgcaatagcggctctgagtggtagcgatgagagaaccggagctgtcatgatgaagtacactggagatggtaagagagatactggaacagcgatggttcagcacagaccacgaactgagagcaggctggaacacagacaaaccacaaggagaacaggaaccagaaccacaggctgcagaaagtcagcttgaagaacaggcatcagacaggtgaatccaggatgTTTAAAGAAGTGCTTAGCCaaggaaaaagagggaggaggtcctgaagtgcaataggcttgctactgcacagatctgaatatagctaaatgaatgaactggaaaatgtctgatgctgggacatggcagtttccagatgaatggactgcaggtgacgagacaggtactatctgtgggaccagaGCGTTACAGATACACTTTATGAGTTAGAATAGAGATCAGCATGGCAACCCACCCCACCCAGGGGTTTTAAGAGCTAGAATTTTGCTGCCTacactatgtgtttctgtgtAGAACACACACcacatacagtatatgacacCAGGCGACAACCTCTGAATAGATAGGATAATGTAGAGAAAAAGACATAGTAAAACAGATGAGAAACATTTCCACATTCCTATGATTTATTTAGACCAATAAATATTGACCACCACCCATCCTAAGTAATTGTATATAACAGTTACATTTCACAACATCACTGgctacaataaaaaaatacacaatgaaaaATAGACATACTTAAAACTAACAGCAAACATGACCCAAAGTACCATTGTATGAACATATTCCCACCCTGTATATCCGCACCAAATTACATATACCTGGATCCCTTAATCCAAATTAAACATTACTTATCTTCCCTCCCACCCTAGAGAGCAAAACCAATCGCAGAGTTGTGGCGCAAATTAAAGCTGGTCAACTATAACCAATGTTATTATTACTTGCTCTAGGCAAACAGATGGGGTGAAAGAAAAAATGGGGGAACTATTATCAATTTGCCTTAGAGCAGGGGACTTCCCTGTTGAAAGTGAACCCAACTGAAAAGATTAAGATGTAACTTATCTGAGGTATCTAGGAACACCTAATTGGCTATAAACCAGAAAACACTGTTTCCCAACAGGCATTGCCAAGAATTATAAAACAAGATAGGCACATTTTGTAAACAATCATGAATGCAATTTTGTAGAGTGCTGCTTTTAGATGTGCCATATCAATTTTTCACTTCCACTCTCTCCATCAATCCAGTTGGAAACATCTTTAAGAGTAAGAAACATCTCTGTCCTTCCAAGAGATGGAATTCAACCAGTGGTCAGTAGGTGGAGCTCCAGAGTTATGGACTGAAACAATGCGGAGTGAAGCAACAATGGTACTGAAGAAGCTCAAAACTCTGTTGAGAAATTGATTTTTGGCAGTATAACAACTAATCCCTTTTAAGCAAAGGAACAAGGCAGCCTCAAGGTAAGCACCTCCTTTGATCAATTTGAAAACAGGTAATACTCACTCGTTACCTTCACCTATTGGCGAAAAGTCCAGTGTAATTGCCAAAGCTATGTCAGATAATTGTAGTCATTGCAGATGGCTGAAAAAGAAAATAGAGCTGAGGGATTCAGTGTTGCTCGCTGATAATGGTCGGTGAATGGGTCTTAATCAGAGATATGCTGGTAAATTTTATGGTCCCGCATTCGGGATATCTCCAGGTTCAGTTAAAGGATGTTGTCCAGCATTGGAGAGGCTGTGGCCTCTTATTGATTGCAGGGTGTCGCATCTGGTGAGTGAGACAGAAAACTGTCAGGTCTGTGCATGTCCCAGCTGTGTAATGTAGTTCAGGATAAAGCGCTTAGTGAGTACCAAATTGAGGCAAATGCTTTGGCGCCTTGTATAATGGAGTCATCACAGAATTAAATCTGCCTTCACTTCAATCGGGCACAACCCGAATCAACTGGAGCCAGGGAGTCTCCTGATGCTCTGTGGTGGTCTAAATTGCAGAGATCGGGAGGACGAGTGCCCAATTTTTAAGTATTTTGTATCGGAAATGCCGGATCGTCCACAGGATGTGGTCACCAAGCCACATCCACAAGTTAAAGTATTTTTAATCGGGGAGCAAGTCCTTAAACCTTGGTGCTATGATCACTTATGTTGGGGTTTGAATTCCTCCTCTATGTCGGCATACCAGCCTCTGTATTCAGTAATTGCCTATGCTCTCCTTTCTGCGATTTACCAACTTGCTGGCGGCATCTCCGAACATATCAAGCTTGAGTGAGTCAAATGAGTTTACTAAAAGATTTACCAGCAGatagaactttaaaaaaaagcaagGCTCACTGGAGGAACATTTAGGAAAAGATTACAGGGTAAGAAACATGTATGTCATATTGCTGACCAGTGCAAACAGCTGATGTTTCCACCAATACTTATTTTCACAAGGAGCTAGAAACACATTTTGAACTACTTAGTTTGGCAATTTATTGTATGAAAACACTGGAAATCACACTTTTCCTTTATATTATCTACATGTATTTCCTTTATTCAGATAATAAAATAACAGCATAACTTTGCTATGCATTTTTATCTTACTTCATACTTTTGCATACCCCACTAACACTTACATTATAAGATCAGTGCACTTTATTTGCTATATTTATATCTTCCTATTTTATTAAATCTACAAGTTAGGTTTTTTAACAAGGCAGatgctatttttattattgtatttttaatgtaaatCTGTACCATCATGTTGACCAGTTAGGAACACAATAGGAAATTAAAATGTTTGTGAAGAGTTATCTCTATTTAAATAGGTAAAAGAGACAAAATAATTTATCAGTTCAATTTTAATAATTGGATTTACTTTCAAATATTTTGGGTTTGATTTATAGCAAGCTAATTATTCAGTGTTCTGCAACACTACAGTAATTAGTGATCAGCAAGTACATTTTATAGCGTAAGTTAAGAGTTAAATATGAAGCCAACAAGGACCTTGTTaggaagttttttttaattaagtacCAAAATTAAAGGATAATGAGAACTATTTCAAGTATCAATGGAAACAATTGTCCCctgagtaaaatgttttatttcacacattaTACCAAAGGTGTATATAAGGTTAAGTTCCATTACCTGACTAACACTGCCAAGGCTGACTCCGCAGCAAAATCTTCTTTTTCCAGTCCTCTCTTCTGAGCTATAAATAATAGAATCTGCACCtcaaatgcatattttttaaattttcttcTACTATATTTGGGgcaattacattattacatttgcaatatatgacaaattaaaaaaatatatataattaattgatAATTGATAATTAATTATGTATACATGTGTTCTCCAGAAAAATCTTTAAATTTTCCTTAAGGTAAATGGTAAGTAATGAATTACTACAAATGTGAATTCATGGTTTCTTTGCATAGAACAACTTGTAGCTTATGGAAAAAACATTCTTTGTTATGGATGTGCAATGAAAAGATTTGTGTTTTTTGCTACATAGaaaacaatgtaatgtatttgagATGTGGTCCAATGCGTTGTTTTTACTTTTGCACAagtgcacaaagcactagttccgAAACTAAAAATGTGTATTATCATCTTCAacaacaaatgtatttatatagcaccagcaaattccatagcgctttacaattggggacaaacacagtaattaaacaatactgggtattacatacaaagaggtaagagggccctgctcgcagtcTTATGATCtgtgggacaatggaagttgaatacatgaggttaagtctatatATTGCAATTCGGGCCAGCCAGATtggaaaggtaaaaagtgatttgtatgctctAAGATCCAGTTATAAACCAAAGTTGGCCAGGGGGTCAGTTGGTTGTTGTCTTATGTGAATTGAGTAgaaggtggtaataggataacctatGTAGGTTAaaaggatggttgaggaatattaaaagCTTGCCTGAAagagtgggttttcagagaacgcttgaagatttgtagaccagaggaaagttaTAATTGTgcgaggtagggaattccatagactgggtgcagctcgaaaaacaTCCTGTAAACAGAAATGGGAGCATATAATAACAGTAGAAGTGAGACACAGAActgagttgtcgagttgggacaTGAACCTCTATATGTTCTAATAGCTAAAACACAGACTGCTTGCAGCTGACAACATTAAGGcacatgtatttatatgtacttgaaaattattattattattattattattattattattattattattattattattattattattgtgcacTTTATTTTACTTTGAAATTACATTCTATATAACTATGTGAACATTGTATGCCTTATCTTTAAACTCCCTCTAAAATTCTGAGCACAATATATCAATATCAATAGATTTATTGCaatggacttttttttatatttaatgcaaCATAATATAAAAATCTTACTGTATGGTGTAGTATGCCTAACTGACTAACTTTACTTATCTTTGAAACACTTATTTTGGGTTGCTAACAATACATTTACCTAGCAAGAGTGACCATTATATCAAGTCTAGTAAAAGTCAACATTTCCTGCAGTAACACAATGTAATAGTAATAAATGTTGTCATACATAACTGAATATGTTTACACAAGATGAAATAAGCACCCTAATATACATTCATCACTGTTTTCAATATGTAGATAGTTCCCTGCTCCCGCTAGGCTCAAGAAATGTAAAGATATTTACAGTTCTCCTTATTAATAGGTCCCAAGGTAATTCCCAGCAATATGTGTAATGCTTCTCCGGAATAACCTGTTATATTTTACCTCAGTGCTCACACCAATCTCATGACACTGCTTTACTCATtgtttagaaaaatatatttggctaaaaaaatatatttgtcagaTTCAGTAAAATAATCTAATAAAATTCCAGTTAGCGTTATTGTATATTTGCCTATCGGaaatcaaaaaatattttatcttacAGCAATTTAGTCATATTGCTTTCCAATAATTTAGCTGGTACAAAACTGATTAAAGACAGTTTCTGATGTTTGCTATGGAATATTTGATGCATGATATGTGCTCAGTTATATGATATAATCAGATAACATTATATAAAACAACACTAATGgtacaatgtattttttatgaAAGCACTAGTAGGAGAATTCCATTTTCtttacaaacaataaaacaacatCTGGAATatcatgtattgtatataataaacCCTTCACATTTCGTTAGGTACATACAattatgaatatttaatatctattCTTTACATGCTAATTTTGGATCCTGATCTTTTTTCTCATAGGTATCTGTCAGCAAAATGATGGAAACAAACAAAACTGTTGTAaaagaatttattttattggctTTTGCTGATTTACACCAGTTTCAGAATTTACTTTTCGCTATTTTTCTGCTGACCTACATTACATGTGTCATGGGGAACGTTACTATAATTGTTCTTGTCAGAATAGAACCTTCTCTTCATACTacgatgtatttttttattagtgtattcTCTATTTTAGAAATTATGTTTGTGTCTGTCACTGTCCCCAGACTTTTAGCCAATCTAATCACAGCTAATAATATTATATCTTTCAGTGAATGTTTTACCCAAATGTACATCTCTGGCTCCTTAGGTGTAACTGAATGTTATCTTCTTGTAGTAATGGTCTTTGACCGACACCTGGCTATTAACAATCCTTTACACTACGCAGCTATAATGACACATGCTTTATGTATTGAGTTGGCTGTTTTACCGTGGATCATGGGATTTGCTATTAGTTTAATCCCCATAATCATCACAGCACGTTTGGAATTCTGTGGCCCTAATATGATTGACCACTTCTTCTGTGACTTGGCTCCTCTGCAGAACTTGGCATGTTCAGATCCCTTCATTAGCATTATATGTACAAGCACAAGTGcaattttaatttctgttttgcCTTTAATTATAATCATAGGATTCTATGTCAATATCATAATGACTGTTTCAAAGATCAAGACTgaggagggaaaacagaaagccTTTTCCACATGTACATCTCATCTCATCGTAGCCAGTCTATATTATGGTACAGGCATCATTGTGTATGTCAAACCTAAGGGAAGTCATTATGACAAGTATCTTGCTATTATGTACACAATATTCACGCCTATGATTAACCCTTTTATTTACACCTTTAGAAACAGGGATGCGAAGAAAGTTTTCAGGAATTCAATAAACCGTCTTATAAAACCACTTCCATTGTTAAATAATCATATTAAATAGACTTTGTGCATTTCTTTAAAGACAATTTATTTTTCCAGAGACTAATTTGTAGCCTAAAACTTTGTCTTCAGTAATTAAAGAGGAGCTAAACATTTTACCACATGGTAAACCTATTGCAGTGAAAGTGTAGAATATTATTTTTAAGACTCATTTATAGTGGAATACATTTGCgtaaataaaatgtcaaatgCACAAGTGcataatattttgcattaa
Proteins encoded:
- the LOC142108319 gene encoding olfactory receptor 6C4-like, which codes for MMETNKTVVKEFILLAFADLHQFQNLLFAIFLLTYITCVMGNVTIIVLVRIEPSLHTTMYFFISVFSILEIMFVSVTVPRLLANLITANNIISFSECFTQMYISGSLGVTECYLLVVMVFDRHLAINNPLHYAAIMTHALCIELAVLPWIMGFAISLIPIIITARLEFCGPNMIDHFFCDLAPLQNLACSDPFISIICTSTSAILISVLPLIIIIGFYVNIIMTVSKIKTEEGKQKAFSTCTSHLIVASLYYGTGIIVYVKPKGSHYDKYLAIMYTIFTPMINPFIYTFRNRDAKKVFRNSINRLIKPLPLLNNHIK